The Arachis hypogaea cultivar Tifrunner chromosome 19, arahy.Tifrunner.gnm2.J5K5, whole genome shotgun sequence genome has a window encoding:
- the LOC112777678 gene encoding uncharacterized protein — translation MPSPTTFSVSMASGKKTLADLMNLIKRNEEGEGDFPPTPSASQEQGDTEEASGQTGGPDPAHQENVISPEELEEATGVETEIFEDDFGDDELRSVGNPKKRKRDSGKALSVMEKNFDAEGFIESQLLPGTEAYFHKADLSGQARWIYRSLLRVAAIAKKVEPVLGNYHAMEVKLRNSQKDLTDSRSWEESLKTNLTDRERKAEEDAKEINRLVDRDMALMKNLNASRGETAAMKKRVEELEEKLKSAECSAEAVSREMTALKKRNKDLVKGARDAVKLTEEGIKLQVAVLALDLDLSQVGAMKTVEGGKIVDIL, via the exons ATGCCCAGTCCCACCACATTTTCTG TTTCTATGGCTAGTGGAAAGAAGACTTTGGCTGACCTGATGAACCTCATTAAAAGGAATGAGGAAGGTGAAGGTGACTTCCCGCCTACTCCCTCGGCGAGTCAGGAGCAGGGGGATACTGAGGAAGCTAGTGGTCAGACAGGTGGGCCTGATCCGGCTCACCAAGAAAATGTTATTTCTCCCGAGGAGCTTGAGGAGGCTACTGGCGTGGAGACGGAGATCTTTGAGGATGATTTTGGTGATGATGAGCTGAGGTCCGTAGGTAAccccaagaagaggaagagggatTCCGGAAAAGCTCTCTCAGTTATGGAGAAGAACTTTGATGCTGAGGGTTTCATCGAGTCCCAGCTGCTTCCCGGTACCGAGGCGTATTTCCACAAAGCCGACCTCTCTGGTCAGGCTAGGTGGATTTATCGTAGTCTCCTTCGTGTTGCTGCTATTGCCAAGAAGGTGGAGCCCGTCCTGGGTAACTATCATGCCATGGAGGTGAAGCTTCGGAACTCCCAAAAAGATTTGACAGATTCACGATCTTGGGAGGAGTCTCTAAAGACTAATTTGACTGATCGTGAGAGGAAGGCTGAGGAGGATGCCAAGGAGATTAACAGGCTGGTAGATCGGGATATGGCTTTAATGAAGAACTTGAATGCCTCTCGTGGTGAGACTGCAGCCATGAAGAAGAGGGTTGAGGAATTGGAAGAGAAGCTAAAGTCGGCTGAGTGTTCGGCGGAGGCGGTTTCTCGGGAGATGACTGCTTTGAAGAAGAGGAACAAAGATCTTGTGAAGGGAGCTCGCGACGCTGTTAAGCTGACTGAGGAAGGGATAAAGCTCCAGGTGGCAGTGCTGGCTCTCGACCTTGACCTCTCTCAGGTTGGTGCGATGAAGACTGTGGAGGGTGGGAAGATTGTCGACATCCTTTGA